Proteins from one Capricornis sumatraensis isolate serow.1 chromosome 2, serow.2, whole genome shotgun sequence genomic window:
- the C2H1orf162 gene encoding transmembrane protein C1orf162 homolog has protein sequence MGSQTSKPEPNDKGPGTHPTTASAVTSAPCPSGHPSKEHLVLAFFAGVILTLLLMAFVFLIIKSFRKSGHSSPQTLDPSSDHPAKLSSSEEVLTYASMIFKAPKENGAHLTESVQNAVYSDPAVYAQVKVTNSPCLSSEA, from the exons ATGGGAAGCCAAACGTCCAAACCTGAACCAAACGATA AGGGACCAGGCACCCACCCCACCACAGCCTCGGCAGTGACCTCTGCACCCTGCCCCTCTGGCCACCCCAG CAAAGAACATTTGGTCTTAGCCTTTTTTGCTGGAGTTATACTGACACTGCTGCTGATGGCCTTTGTCTTCCTCATCATAAAGAGCTTCAGAAAAT CAGGCCATTCCAGTCCCCAGACCCTGGATCCTTCTTCAGATCATCCAGCCAAG CTTTCATCCTCAGAGGAGGTACTTACCTATGCCAGCATGATTTTCAAAGCCCCCAAAGAAAACGGCGCTCACCTGACCGAGAGTGTACAGAATGCTGTATACTCGGATCCTGCTGTCTATGCTCAGGTTAAAGTGACAAACTCACCTTGCCTCTCCAGTGAGGCTTGA
- the ATP5PB gene encoding ATP synthase F(0) complex subunit B1, mitochondrial encodes MLSRVVLSAAAAAAPSLKNAAFLGPGVLQATRIFHTGRPSLAPVPPLPEHGGKVRFGLIPEEFFQFLYPKTGVTGPYVLGTGLILYLLSKEIYVITPETFSAISTIGFLVYVVKKYGASVGEFADKLNEQKIAQLEEVKQASIKQIQDAIDMEKSQQALVQKRHYLFDVQRNNIAMALEVTYRERLHRVYREVKNRLDYHISVQNMMRQKEQEHMINWVEKHVVQSISAQQEKETIAKCIADLKLLAKKAQAQPVM; translated from the exons ATGCTGTCCCGGGTGGTACTTTCTGCCGCCGCCGCAGCAG CCCCGTCTCTGAAGAACGCAGCCTTCCTCGGTCCAGG GGTATTGCAGGCAACGAGGATCTTTCACACAGGGAGGCCAAGTCTTGCCCCTGTACCACCTCTTCCTGAACATGGAGGGAAAGTTCGTTTTGGGCTGATCCCTGAGGAATTCTTCCAGTTCCTTTATCCTAAAACGGGTGTAACAG gaCCCTATGTGCTTGGAACTGGGCTTATCTTATATTTACTCTCCAAAGAAATATACGTGATAACTCCAGAGACCTTCTCTGCCATATCAACAATAGGGTTCCTTGTCTATGTAGTTAAAAAATATGGTGCCTCTGTTGGGGAATTTGCTGATAAACTCAATGAG CAAAAAATTGCCCAACTGGAAGAGGTGAAACAGGCGTCCATCAAACAAATCCAGGATGCTATTGATATGGAGAAGTCACAGCAGGCACTGGTTCAAAAGCGCCATTACCTTTTTGATGTTCAAAGG AATAACATTGCTATGGCCTTGGAGGTTACTTACCGGGAACGGCTGCATAGAGTATACAGGGAGGTAAAGAATCGCCTGGACTATCACATCTCCGTGCAGAATATGATGCGTCAGAAGGAACAAGAGCACATGATAAACTGGGTGGAGAAGCATGTGGTGCAGAGCATCTCTGCACAGCAG GAGAAGGAAACAATCGCCAAGTGCATCGCAGATCTAAAGCTGCTCGCAAAGAAGGCGCAAGCTCAGCCAGTTATGTAG